The Procambarus clarkii isolate CNS0578487 chromosome 46, FALCON_Pclarkii_2.0, whole genome shotgun sequence genome includes a region encoding these proteins:
- the LOC123770478 gene encoding queuine tRNA-ribosyltransferase accessory subunit 2 isoform X2, producing the protein MKFIVEHISKGGGRIGRLTGLRSQPSVVHETPLTLISTVGGSAPHLTQDVLHLLVDKDAPLCVPAQHFCDHAKVLQSYKKGVAHFSALQGHSVCVTVQDAGKATPSGYNDKKGVSLWTYGGRRIITTDEYMELVEAMQPDWYEALSDADTDMKSSKKRISKSSTKTLVFLNQCIARHKASQKLKESALFVPLLGGHSEDERTGWSKSLVSGSVDGSTVSGYTMLGLHTNGPKVEKLEPTTIHNLVKASLDPLPHDRPRQAAGMWNPLTVLKLAELGVDIFDSTFPFLVTERRGALTFPFRLNRMRTHAEVSKRDNLEHQNKKLKVSGDGPKAKGEEDISKNNGKQNTNIEDEEHSSPYEISLKDKSNISLTKPLLEGCECYTCKNFTRAYIHHLTIANELLAPVLLMMHNLHHWMGFFSSIREAIKTDHLGDLRALITTATFESNESEGQFYILVDVGNGSAVPGNGANGIHSPGRVSSVCPGHGT; encoded by the exons ATGAAGTTCATAGTGGAGCATATCAGCAAAGGAGGTGGCCGTATTGGGAGGCTGACGGGTCTCCGCAGTCAGCCCAGTGTTGTCCACGAGACTCCCCTCACACTCATATCCACAGTCGGTGGCAGTGCACCCCATCTTACCCAG GACGTACTTCACCTCCTGGTGGATAAAGATGCACCCCTCTGTGTGCCCGCCCAACATTTTTGTGACCATGCTAAAGTTCTTCAGAGCTATAAGAAAGGGGTTGCTCACTTTTCTGCACTTCAG GGTCACAGTGTGTGCGTAACTGTTCAAGATGCCGGCAAAGCAACACCTAGTGGCTATAACGACAAAAAGGGTGTCTCTCTCTGGACGTATGGTGGTAGACGAATCATCACGACAGACGA GTACATGGAGCTGGTAGAGGCAATGCAGCCAGACTGGTATGAGGCCCTCAGTGATGCTGACACAGACATGAAGTCATCTAAGAAGAGAATATCAAAGTCATCCACAAAAACCTTGGTGTTCCTCAATCAGTGCATAGCTCGACACAAGGCCTCCCAA AAACTAAAGGAATCAGCATTATTTGTGCCCCTCCTTGGAGGCCACAGTGAAGACGAGAGAACTGGCTGGTCTAAATCCCTAGTCAGTGGCAGCGTGGACGGGTCCACTGTTTCGGGTTATACAATGCTTGGCCTTCATACCAACGGGCCAAAAGTGGAGAAGCTTGAACCCACGACCATTCACAATCTCGTTAAGGCGTCTCTG GATCCCTTGCCTCATGATCGTCCACGACAAGCAGCAGGGATGTGGAACCCGCTCACTGTCCTCAAGTTGGCCGAACTTGGAGTGGACATCTTTGACTCTACGTTCCCATTCCTTGTGACTGAAAGAAGAGGAGCTCTTACATTCCCATTTAGATTAAATAG AATGCGAACACATGCGGAGGTCTCTAAAAGAGATAATTTAGAACATCAAAACAAAAAACTGAAAGTATCTGGAGACGGCCCAAAGGCGAAGGGGGAAGAAGATATTTCAAAAAATAATGGGAAGCAGAACACAAACATTGAAGACGAAGAACACTCAAGTCCGTATGAAATCAGTCTGAAAGACAAAAG CAATATATCTTTGACGAAGCCACTACTGGAGGGATGTGAATGTTATACTTGCAAGAATTTCACACGAGCTTACATCCATCATTTGACCATCGCAAATGAATTGCTCGCACCCGTCTTACTGATGAT GCATAACCTGCATCACTGGATGGGTTTCTTCTCAAGTATCCGAGAAGCAATAAAGACGGACCACTTAGGAGACCTGCGGGCATTAATAACAACCGCGACCTTTGAATCCAACGAG
- the LOC123770478 gene encoding queuine tRNA-ribosyltransferase accessory subunit 2 isoform X3 translates to MKFIVEHISKGGGRIGRLTGLRSQPSVVHETPLTLISTVGGSAPHLTQDVLHLLVDKDAPLCVPAQHFCDHAKVLQSYKKGVAHFSALQGHSVCVTVQDAGKATPSGYNDKKGVSLWTYGGRRIITTDEYMELVEAMQPDWYEALSDADTDMKSSKKRISKSSTKTLVFLNQCIARHKASQKLKESALFVPLLGGHSEDERTGWSKSLVSGSVDGSTVSGYTMLGLHTNGPKVEKLEPTTIHNLVKASLDPLPHDRPRQAAGMWNPLTVLKLAELGVDIFDSTFPFLVTERRGALTFPFRLNRMRTHAEVSKRDNLEHQNKKLKVSGDGPKAKGEEDISKNNGKQNTNIEDEEHSSPYEISLKDKSNISLTKPLLEGCECYTCKNFTRAYIHHLTIANELLAPVLLMMHNLHHWMGFFSSIREAIKTDHLGDLRALITTATFESNEERTEEDNRMFDDVLGSRRQQTDCQTW, encoded by the exons ATGAAGTTCATAGTGGAGCATATCAGCAAAGGAGGTGGCCGTATTGGGAGGCTGACGGGTCTCCGCAGTCAGCCCAGTGTTGTCCACGAGACTCCCCTCACACTCATATCCACAGTCGGTGGCAGTGCACCCCATCTTACCCAG GACGTACTTCACCTCCTGGTGGATAAAGATGCACCCCTCTGTGTGCCCGCCCAACATTTTTGTGACCATGCTAAAGTTCTTCAGAGCTATAAGAAAGGGGTTGCTCACTTTTCTGCACTTCAG GGTCACAGTGTGTGCGTAACTGTTCAAGATGCCGGCAAAGCAACACCTAGTGGCTATAACGACAAAAAGGGTGTCTCTCTCTGGACGTATGGTGGTAGACGAATCATCACGACAGACGA GTACATGGAGCTGGTAGAGGCAATGCAGCCAGACTGGTATGAGGCCCTCAGTGATGCTGACACAGACATGAAGTCATCTAAGAAGAGAATATCAAAGTCATCCACAAAAACCTTGGTGTTCCTCAATCAGTGCATAGCTCGACACAAGGCCTCCCAA AAACTAAAGGAATCAGCATTATTTGTGCCCCTCCTTGGAGGCCACAGTGAAGACGAGAGAACTGGCTGGTCTAAATCCCTAGTCAGTGGCAGCGTGGACGGGTCCACTGTTTCGGGTTATACAATGCTTGGCCTTCATACCAACGGGCCAAAAGTGGAGAAGCTTGAACCCACGACCATTCACAATCTCGTTAAGGCGTCTCTG GATCCCTTGCCTCATGATCGTCCACGACAAGCAGCAGGGATGTGGAACCCGCTCACTGTCCTCAAGTTGGCCGAACTTGGAGTGGACATCTTTGACTCTACGTTCCCATTCCTTGTGACTGAAAGAAGAGGAGCTCTTACATTCCCATTTAGATTAAATAG AATGCGAACACATGCGGAGGTCTCTAAAAGAGATAATTTAGAACATCAAAACAAAAAACTGAAAGTATCTGGAGACGGCCCAAAGGCGAAGGGGGAAGAAGATATTTCAAAAAATAATGGGAAGCAGAACACAAACATTGAAGACGAAGAACACTCAAGTCCGTATGAAATCAGTCTGAAAGACAAAAG CAATATATCTTTGACGAAGCCACTACTGGAGGGATGTGAATGTTATACTTGCAAGAATTTCACACGAGCTTACATCCATCATTTGACCATCGCAAATGAATTGCTCGCACCCGTCTTACTGATGAT GCATAACCTGCATCACTGGATGGGTTTCTTCTCAAGTATCCGAGAAGCAATAAAGACGGACCACTTAGGAGACCTGCGGGCATTAATAACAACCGCGACCTTTGAATCCAACGAG